DNA from Pelodiscus sinensis isolate JC-2024 chromosome 1, ASM4963464v1, whole genome shotgun sequence:
CCAGTGACACTCAGGCGAGTCCTCGGCTCCCTCCCACGTCTCCCCCTGCACTGGTGTCTGGTGGCAGCGGGGCCATTGCTGGGCTGGTGCCTTGTGTGCGCCAGGAACCCCTCTGGGTCTCACTGCTTCCCGTGCACACTGAGTGGGGAAAaggccccgaggggggggggggtcagtgggtgTTTGGTGCCCCGGGCGCTGGGTGGAGACAagaggctctgtgctcccagcacTCACCCCGCTCTCTGGCCAGAGGACTGTGGCcgaggggctgcccctgctgctgccattccagccatgtgcacacagaccggccccccgcctggccctggggcccttccaaactcctccctcccgccgcctgctcccccctcccggtcccatgggggggctgcgtggggccctgccagcccagcgctgggggaggggcagcgggggatGGCAAATGCCCCTTCTGAGAATCACTGTGCTGAGGATCCGGTTCCTGGGGCCCCTGAGTGATCccggcctccctgctgccctctggggtccccccctgcagccctggtgtGGGGGTCCCTGGCCGTGCGGCTtgcagagcccaggccctgcggagctgggacccggctccctgctgggTGTCCGGTTCTGTCCCTGGGGCGCGGCTCAGCGAGGGGGAGAACCAAAGGGCCCTTTGGAGCCAGGGAGACGGTCTCTGAGCAGGGACcctgaggctgggggctgggatccctCTGGGGCccttcagcctggccaggctcctTAGCGCACAGCCCACCCCAGAACCCCCCCTGGGAAATGCCCCATGGgggggtggagtttttccagggggGTGTCAGGCTCCCCCGCCCATCCCCCTTGTGTGTTTTCTCCCCAGGGAAGCGAGACGATGGGCCCAGTCGCCTTCTTCAGCCTCTGCCTCCTCGGCTGCCTGATCTTTAACCCCTCGCTGGAAGGTGAGTCCCTGCCCGGCCCCTCAGCCTGGAGACCCCAGGCTCTGTTTGCCCCCATGGGACGTGAAGTCATTTCACCCAGTCATTTCATTCCACCGTGGGGGAGCAGCCACCAAAGCTGGGTCCCCAtagcccctgccccaccaagccCATCTTTCCAGACCCCGGCCAGAGCTCATCATGTAGTTTCTACACCAATACTTCCAGTGCTTCCATTTATTccccactagaagatttacccggccttGCCCGGATACTTAAATAAGTTCTTGTTTCTTCATTTGAAtcgttgctctggggtggggctggggaggaggggtgcagggtgcaggctgctctggggagagaggacaaccccagccctctctcactccagcagcttggggccaggtgagacactgtgacggcgcgttgggggttccccgtctcctgcaccccgaaatggcagaaacagactgcaccagccggtggaattgagggtggtttattgctcccccagcacagcgcagcacagatgtaatctggttacaggaactggggctaagaggcctcagtgcccccccttgagataggggagtcccagacccctccccagctccttatccTCTGCCTTCCAGACCGGAACTCACaaaccctctccaagccctgccccccagccagggcagcatccaccttccttttgttcctctccatggggggtgtctggccactggttcaacaagtttggcattacctctgcctagtgaggttttccctgctgggtcttgctccagacagcagaggtcaccacagcccagcaagtacccccactacgtcacagacacGCCTCTCCCTGGATGCTGTAGCCCCAGTGGGCCCAGTCGGGGGAGAAGTGCATGGCCCCAGATTCCCAGACAGACTCTCAGAAATCTATAGCagagagctgtccctttctccgcccctgccccctgctggcccagtgcggTTACTGCTGTCCTGGTCCCatctctgccccttgctgccccctgtgggcaTTCTGCAGCATAACTCCCTTctaccagccccctccctttccattttatgagaaacaatccagttccacacacatcccattggcCTGGCACCACCGTACCctgatgttgctttaagttagaggagaggaagctgcctaccagatTCGGTGGTTCTCATCCTACCAtttagcaggagttcttgaacaaacagaaagaCAAGAAATTTCTAAAATCCATAGAGAGCTACTCCTTGCATCGGTGTATAGGCATCTGAGAGGCCGAGCACGTTCCCGCACGGTTCTCACTCTTGTTGCTCTTACGACCTCCCGACGCTTTTGCCGTTTTCTGTTTCCAGCCCAACACACAGCCTCTGTTAGGGTCAGCTCTGGGATTTTAAACCTAGTTTAAAGACCCGTCCCTAGGTTGGCAAACAAGTGCATGGGGTCCCTTCAGCCTGTGCTGTACCCCTGTGCCCCAacttcccttctgctccctgccccaccagtgTCGCCCTGACACCCAGtgctccccaccctcaccccacagtCCCATCTACTCAGACTCCACCGTCTTGCTGACCCTTTGTGTCAGTTTCCCCAGCGCCGTGGCACAGAAGACAGGGGACAGCAGGGACAGTGGTCATTGCCGGTAGCACAGCCTCACTGCCACAGTGAAAAGAGGAGAGGGGGTGGCAGCTCTTTTAGCTGAGGGGCTTCAGCCCCGCTGAAAGCAACAGGAGAGAGGGGCCATTTTGGGAGAGGACGAAATTTCACAGCGTTTTTGGCAGTCTGGAGAAGCTGGACGGGTGGCTACTGACAGCTCCGCTTCCTCTCTCGCCTCAACAACAGCCTCGCCCCTACATGAGCGCTCTCTCTGGCCTGGATCGGGGATAAAGGCCACAGGCTGTCGCAATGGCTGGTTCCACTAcagagaccactgctttaaattcTTCCCTCAGAAGGTGACCTGGTCAGCGGCTGAGGTAGGAGGCTCATCTCCAGGGGAGGAGCAAGTTAGCGGGTAGGGGCTGAAGCAGTTTGGTGACTGGCCCTGGGGGTGGAGGTTGaagaggggggccggggggcgggcaAGATGAATCAGCTGGGGCCCAGCCCTGTGGCTCAGGAACAGGCTCCAAGAGGGGCTCTCTCTCCTCTcagccacccctgccctgctgcagccgggtggggcaggaccccacagcaGGGCAATCGGCATCCTCCCCCAGGGTGACAGGCCTGGCCCATGTCCCTGCTGCAGGTGCAGTGTCAGCATCACCAGCCGGGGGCCCATCTGGCCTCCATCGTCAATGAGGCAGAAAGGGACGTAGTGGTTCACTACATCACCATGTCGGGCTCCACGGATCGCGTCTGGATCGGACTCCACGACCCCGACAAGGTGAGTGCCTGGCCAAGCTTGGCCTCAGgcagctgccccgccccacggctctgGCTCCCAAAACCAcgatccctttctccaccccatgttttctagacactTTTCCCTGCCCAAGACTCAAGGCTTTGTTCCCCTATGAGCTCTGCACGGCCCCTGACTGCTGCTCACTCCCTCGGCCTGGGGGTCCCGCCCTGGCCTGATTCTCCGTAGGGAACCCCCAGCTccaccgggcagggaggggcaagggaaCCCATTACCAGCTGGGAAGGAGCCCAGGCAAGAACCTCGGAGCTGGGCGGGCACCAAGCCAGCCTGGGCTCTGGCCATCAGCCCCGTCACAGCTCCCCTGTGTAACCAAATCGAGCTCCATCCGAGCTCTGCTccatctgcttcctgcccctgctcagggTGATGCTGGGCCAGAGGGGGCTCCTGGGCAGCTCCCGCAGACTCGGGccttggctccctgccccagagcagaggctgggccgggccccatgcaggagggggaggcgCTGTGAGCCGTTCTCCAGCCTGCTCAGccatccagccccccctcccccggcactgcatggagctagttctgtgccccccaaacccagccagtccccccgagagctgaggccaggccagagccaggcccctaaAGTGACCAGCCCCTTGTCCCCTGCTCTGAGTGTCCGGAGCTCCCGGTCCTGCTgccttggggccaggctggcgctgaGCCCTCGAGAGGGAAacagccccaagtcccctcccccgacccccagCGTCTCCATCACAGACACACGTCGATTTTGCTCCCACCGGCTGAGACCAGCACAGgaagccccctgctcccccggcgggccctgggccctggggactggccccccccccccgagtgactGCAGCTTGGGGTGGGGATTTGGTCCGTCGGCgaagggcttggggggcagaagggaaagtTGAGGGGCTGAGCGTTACTGTGACGTCCGTGTCTCTGGGCTGCCCCTTCCCTCGCTCTCGCCCCGGCCTGAGCAGGGCCCTGCTGCATGCGGGTTTGGTGTGTCTATGGTGCCGCATCACCAGGGTCTCTTCTCCCCTGGCTCCACAGGACAGGACCTGGGTGTGGACAGATGGCTCCCTCTACCGCTACCATAGTTGGAATAATGGGGAACCAAACAACGACAAAAACAATGAGTACTGTGTCGAGGTGTGGACTTCCACTGGTAAGGCAGAGTCTCAAACACACCTGCACCCAGAAAGGAGCCCCATCAGCCCCTGTGCACACCACACAGCCCGCCGAGGGCCTGGCCTCCTGTCCcgtctccctgcctctcccccggctCCCCCAGCTGATCTCTGTGACACAGGAAATGTCTGTTTCCATGGTAGCATCTCTAAGGTCCAAGTACCCACATCCAACTAGTCTTCCCTCTAATTCACCGTCCatgtgcctcccagccctggccggTCCTACTTGTCACTGGCCAACTGCTCCCACACGCCCGGACAAGTTCACTCCCAGCCGTTTGGCCTGGGATTGTTTAACCCCTTTCTGGCCACGGCTCAAACGtctgggagaggggctgttctaatCCCATCACTTCACATCAACAAGTGCCACACGGCTGCCAAAAACAGAAAACCTCCTTCTGGGCGGCATGAACCAGAGTGTTGGGAGCCAGACCCGAGAAgcgattcttctgctctgctctgccccacattggcctcagctggaatagtgtgtccagttctggcaccacattgcagggaaaatatggacaaactggagaaggtccagagcaaTGAAACAGATGAACCTTCTCGAACACATAAGCTGGGAGGGAAGGTTGACAAAATGGGGTTTGTTCCTAATGGagaggagaagacggagagggggcaggagagcagcttcCATATACCTAAAAGGGGGttgcaaggagcagggagaaaacttgtccCCAGTAACCTCTggtggcaggacaagaagcaaagggtttgaattgcagcaagagatGCTCAAGTTGgacaggaaaaaaaactttttgtcagaggctggaaatggatgagcaGAGAGGCATCACAtagtgattccctgttctgttcactccctctggcactggccactctcggcagacagcacactgggctagatggaccgttcatctgacccagggtatgtctacactaccctcctagttcgaactaggagggtaatgtatgcataccgcacttgctaatgaagcccgggatttgaatttcccgggcttcattagcataagcggggagccgccatttttaaatccccgctgcttcgaaccccgtgtagcgcggctacacggggctcgaactaggtagttcggactagggtgcctattccgaactaccggtacacctcgtttcacgaggagtaacggtagttcggaataggaccctagtccgaactacctagttcgagccccgtgtagccgcgctacacggggttcgaagcagcggggatttaaaaatggcggctccccgcttatgctaatgaagcccgggaaattcaaatcccgggcttcattagcaagtgcggtatgcatacattaccccgctagttcgaactagcggggtagtgtagacatacccccagagtggcTGTTCCTACGTtcctaaccaccctgacagttaagaagttaagcactggaataaattgcctaaggggactgtggaatctccctccctggagatTTCTGAGAGTAGATTATAGACAAATGGGGATGCTCTAGTTGGTATTTGGCCCTGCCTTGAGTGGTTGAGCGCTGGGAAGGGAGCAGTTCATCATCCAGGCACTGCAGCGCTGCCCTTTGGGGGGAGATGCTGCCACTGGCCCAGGCCCAAACCCCAACGtggaggaatcatagaatactaggactggaagggacctcaagagtcatcaagtccagtcccctgccctcatggcaggaccaaacactgtctagatcatccccgatagacatttatctaacctgctcttaaatatctccagagatggggattccacaacctccctgggcaatttattccagtgtttcaccaccctgacagttaggaactttttcctaatgtccaacctaaacctcccttgctgcagtttaagcccattgcttcttgttctagcctcagaggccaagatgaacaagttttctccctcctccttatgacacccttttagatacctgaaaatggctctcctgtcccccctcaatcttctcttttctaaactaaacaaacccaattccttcagcctttcctcataggtcatgttctctagacctttcatcattctcattgctcttctctagaccctccaatttctccacatctttcttgaaatgcggtgcccagaactggacacaatactccaaggctgtctctagactggccagtttttccagaaaatcagccacttttccagaaaaacttgccagctgtctacactggccgcttgaatttcggcaaaagcgctgacttcctactgtaagaaatcagtgctttttgcggaaatactatgctgctcccattcaggcaaaagtccctttggcgcaaaacttttgcacaaaaggaccagtgtagacaaaatggcgatcggggcttttttgcgcaaaagtgcgtctagattggccatggacgcatttccacaaaaagtgcttttgcggaaaagcatctgtgccaatctagatgctcttttcctcaaatgcttttaacggaaaacttttccgttaaaagcatttccagaaaatcatgccagtctagacgtaggcctaaccagtgcagagtagagcggaagagtgacttctcgtgtcttgctcacaacacacctgttaatacatcccagaatgatgtttgctttctttgcaacagcatcacactgctgactcatattcaacttgtggtccactatcacccctagatccctttctgacgtactccttcctaggcagtcgcttcccattctgcatgtgtaaaactgattgttccttcctaagtggagcactttgcatttgtctttattaaacttcatcctgtttactcagaccatttctccaatttgtccaggtcattttgaattatgactctatcctccagattagtcgcaacccctcccagcttggtatcatctgcaaacttaagaagcgtactttctataccaatatctaaatcgttgatgaagatattaaacagagccggtcccaaaacagacccctgcggaaccccacttgttatgcctttccagcaggattgtgacctgttaataacaactctctgagtatggttatccagccagttatgcacccaccttatagtagccccatctaagttgtatttgcctagtttattaataagaatatcatgcgaaaccgtatcaaacgccttactgaagtctaggtatatgacatccactgcttctcccatttccacaagactcgttatcctattaaagaaagctatcagattggtttgacatgatttgttctttacaaatccatgctggttgttccctatcaccttgccacttcccaggtgtttacagacgatttccttaataacttgctccattatcttccctgggacagacgttaaactgaccggtctgtagtttcctgggttgttcttattcccctttttatagatgggtactagatttgcccttttccagtcctctggaatctcttctgtctcccatgattttccaaagatgatagctagaggctcagatacctcctctatcagctccttgatgcatttcatcaggccctggtgacgtgcaggcatctaacttttctaggtgatttttaacttgttctttttttatttatttaaaaaaaggagcTGGAGGTCAGGCCGGCCCATTCAGTTCTGAGTGAGCTGCGTCCCTCATTCTCAGCGTGTCTCCCCACTGGCCCCTGACCCGGCCTCTGTGCTCTGCTCTCGGGTCTCCTGCTCAGCTGTGG
Protein-coding regions in this window:
- the LOC112546052 gene encoding C-type lectin BfL-2-like; its protein translation is MSLLQVQCQHHQPGAHLASIVNEAERDVVVHYITMSGSTDRVWIGLHDPDKDRTWVWTDGSLYRYHSWNNGEPNNDKNNEYCVEVWTSTGYKDWNDAPCDKTNAYICKYRL